The DNA sequence TTAGGTATTGTGCCACCCTGCATAGGTTCGTCGGGAACGGTACGTCCCATGATAACCACGCAGTTAAAACGGCCACGATAGACCAACACATGGGTTCCCTTTAACTGGTAACCACCTAAGGCAAACTTTCCTCCTGCACGCATTACAGCGCAGCCATGACTCAACATTAAGTGAACCCACAAAGTTCGGGGGAAGACACATTAAATACAATTTCTCCAGTAAAGTGCTTCTATTAATTATTGCTTATTTTTGCAGGACGAGCCGTAACACGCGCCAGAATCCCAAAAGAAGGCGATCAGGGAAAGCAAGTGTAGTCGCAAAGACTAGCGCGAAGGTTATTTGCGGGATCATTAAACTCACTTGTAGGGGCTCGAGCAAGAGGTCAGATTCCAGAAGGGTCCCGGATAAAAGCCGTGCGTTGTGGCCACGACCCAGTCCAAGGTTCCGAACACTTCTTCGAGATCGTAGGCAGCGAGTGCCTCCCGCGAGGTGGGCAAAATGGCGCCCACGTTGAACCGCGGCTTGAGGCCCTCGACCAGCGCGCGGAACAGTGACGCCGTCCGGTTGAGGCCGCGTGGCGCGTTCCAGGCGACGAAAACGCCGTCGAAGTCATAGCGCAATGCCCACGCCCTAAACTCGGAGACCAACCTACGTCGCCGCCTGGCGTTGCCGGCAATTTCTGAGAGCCGTACGTTTTCTTGGGGACTGCTAGCGCTGAGTACCAGGTGTACCTGTGAATGATGCATGCAATAAGTGGGGCCGTAAGGATTCTATATGATCAATATAGCAATACACTATCATGTTGCCAACTTTGCTGGCCCTTAACATGCGACTACTTCTTGAGGCCTCTTCACTTCACTCTctctttcagtttcagtttcagtttcagtttatttctttaataaggaggagacatacatgtttacataagtatacagaaggaggtcccagagcatatggctgaaaggggacctcctgacagaaaatatatatacaaaatataTACAAAATATATACACTTGAAGCATTGTGGCAAAGAACATCGCATGAGATTTTGCTTTTTATTAGGTGTGAGGAGGGGGAGGGAACGGCTTAGCGATGCACTCAGCTGAAAGCTAACGTCTTTATGACCGCGTTCTCGTTATATTTCTTGTGTCTCAGATTAAGGCCTCCTCGCGAATAATGCTCGAAACGGAGTTGAATGTCCAAGATGATATTTCACAGTGCATGTTGACTTTCTCGTATAGTTGATTTACATACGATACTGTTTCTCGAACAGCACACTACCGAGTCCGAATTACGGCTTGACCAAAGATATTTAATATAAAACATCGGTCGTgaaggagacttttcaacacaaTTCAAATTTCGCATGATGCCGCTTTTTCTTCGCTGAACTTTATTGAGCCAGTTCATCCGAAAAGCATGGACGAGGTTACCATTTCCTTATTCTTTCATAGTTACGCTCCTCTGGCAAGGTGAGATATAAAGGATCACGAGAGGCTGGAACGATATCATGCTTTAAGAAAGCACTTACGAAAATTACCCATAAAAATAACTCACGCCTGGCACTTGGCTTGCATTGGACAGTTCACGAAAACGCCACATTTTAtccacacaaataaaaaaaaactttcaaatAAAACAGCAACTTACATGTTAATTACTGATGACCAAAACTACAGCGCGAAAGAGACAGTGTGACGCATGAATCCGAGCGGCAGTGCTAAGGTTTGAACGACACATTGAGCGCGAAATAAATGAGTCGGAGTAGAGGAAATGTATTGGGGAAGCATAATTTCACGACGCCGGTACCCTACAcgactgtctctgtttctcttttaAAACATGCCCGCTGCAAGCTTAAGAAAAATAGGCTCCCCTTATACGTAAACGTAGGCGAGCCTTCTTGAGACACCTTAACcctgttctcgtgacgcctgcggcaaagaagacgttccacgtccgccgccaaggtctgtgagtggtggcactggctaacactcccagggttctactaggacacataaatacccaagaaagtggatgggaaaacggcgccgcggtagctcaattggtagagcatcgcacacgaaatgcgaaggttgtgggttcggttcccacctgcggcaagttgttttttcatccactttaatttcaattcgtttatcgtttctttatttcatttattaagcacaagtaatttcccctatgttgtccttggtgtcagtgtttgttgcgttcttatgatatgactaatagttacctattgtatcgacagcctttatttattcgttattctatatcttcctttgtcttcttttttaatcctttcttagacatttcaaattttttgtcgcatagcctatataacatttgtactttgcgtattgtaagcatatatttatttttaattatctgttgcaataaccccgtgttctttgacatgtgtcatttcctgtgtttcattaacgtgtcaattaccacatatgtatttatgcatacgctgtatctgttttatttgctgtattttgaacttcaattattataagcaactttttgtatttatttttttttcattaacttcgtgttttctgatgtctgtcgttgctatgttgccaaaatgtattaattcatgcaatgttaaattactaataggaggtccccctgacagttcttgtaactccgggacctccttctgtactaatgatgaatgatgaaataaaaaaaatcgggcccctcggttaaccccctttcttctccttaaccctgtttgtaacttttatacCATACTCTTCGAGCTTCAgtatttctctatttttttttcgcactttctCTCAGTGCTCTTTTCAAGGTTCACATACGCCCACCAACGAGATGACTGTTGGTCGAGTGAACAAACGGAAATAAATGGAAAGACGCACGCATCTCATTGAAGAAAGGAGGTGGAACTGTAGCTTACTGCGCATTCTACCAGGGCAATAGCTTCGCCGCACCGCGCGTTTACGAGTGTGTTGTTTCTACCTTCATGGCCATGAAGCGTCGCTTGAGGTCGGCGACGCTATCGAGTCCTTTGCAGGCGTAGTCAAAGTCTTCGGCTCGGGACACGAGTTCCGCGGCGTCGTTGAGCGACACGGACCAGTAGAGCACGTGGCTGCAGAGCATGCCGGGAATCTTGCCCAGAGGAAAGCGCCACGCTGAGGAAAAAGAAATACTCGACATGGGAGGCATGTGTGGACTTTCACACTTTTGGCGCAAATGGTAGCGATTAGATCACAAGCTTCCGCACTGCGCTACAGGCCACACAGACTTTAACCTAAGATCACTTGTTCAGGAAaacccgttttctttttttttgtacaaatgtGCGGCCTGCGCGAGTATGTGTAGCTACCGCTTAGCAAATGTATCTGAAAGTGACACTACGGTCACGGCACATATATGGTATGCTCAACAGAGCACCCGATTTGCTACAACACAAAGGGGGATAAGCGTCTGCGGTCACATATATATTTACGTGTAGCCATATCATATTTGCCTAGAATAGTGAAAATGGACtgaaagaaaggggggagggatACTGTTTTGCCAAGTGCAAAAGGATCTATATCGTAAATATTTTGTGGTTTCCCCTAACGTATTGCAAGTTCACAGAAATAATATTTAAATGAAAAAGCAGTGCTGTTTCGAGGTAGTGTTTTACGAAGCCCGCGCGGCTGGATAGGGCATACCGCCAGACATCATGGACGAAATAATAAGAACTATAACTAGTCACTCGAACGAAGAGCTTAAGTACCGCCAAGAGAGCGACAGCAACTAGACGACAATGAACATGGTTACCACGAAGACGAGTGCGGAGAATAGGGCGAATACGCTACGGTGAGGACTCTCATTATTTGTCAATGAACACAACGATCTAAAATGCTTGTTCCATGCATTAAATTAAATCAattatccttttcttttttgtaacgAAGCCGCTCGAACAAGGCTGTAAACGTAAGGTGCACATCAGACGTAGAATGTTCTCAGTGCAGGTAAAATTATTGCACTTTCTCAGGAGTAACTGTTTTTATAACACCCATGTTCACTCTGTGGTATTCTCAGCGAGTAGTTGCAACCAGGTACGTGCGATGCTACACAGGAAGTTGGCGCACTTACTGGGTGGCCTATAATGTGCGGAAGCGTTGAAGAGGCAGAACACCTGGCTCGTCATCATGCGGTAGTTGCCCATATGCGCTTCGATTGGGAACATTGCACCGCAAAAGCCAGAGCCCTGTGCGCAATTGCCAAAAGAGGATGCCGGTTGTCAAAAAAGAACTGCATTAACTTTTGTGGGTGTGCGAAAAAGAAGGGTCGGTATTTAGACCGTTCACTCAAGTTCTTTTTGAGGTTCCTGGGAGCGTCTCGCGACCTCGACGAGCGCTCTTCAAAGTAGATTCATCGAGATTTACCTCGTATAGAAAGGAAGCCAACACCTGTCGGCTACTCTATGCCGCCTCCCATTCAAGGACCGACTGAGACATATGCAGCTCAATTTTGCCGGGCACTCATGTACTCGCATTTGGTCGAGTGGTAGATTTTCCACCAGTGGTGGCGTTCCTCCACGTGGGACAGCTAAACTACGGCATTTAGAGTAGCGGGCGTTTCGATTGCGAACGGCCATTCGGTGCACGCGCTTCCCAATGCTGGCCAGTCTGCCCAGACCACTTGCAAaaaattgagagaaaaaaaattgcggaaaaaCATCCAAGATTATTGCTAATGCAAACGAAAAGTCGGACGCTTCCAGTAACCTGTTCAGTTAATAAACGAAATGATGCGACTTGGCGGCTTGTATATTTGTTGTATAAGGTACTTAAGTAGCCTTCGTTGTTTCATTGCGAAATTTCGTAAATAACAGCGCCATTAACCAGCACACATGTGACGGTAGTAACGTAAGCAGCAGGCTCACCTCTGTGAGCTATAATAGTTCGCGTTCTACGATGAACGCCACCCGCTGCTCTGTTGTGCGAGGGCGCACGCCCTCGGTGTCGGTGCCGAGTCCGACAGCCGACCGACACAACGTGCGAGATAGGCAAATAAAGCTAGCTACTAGCTTTAAAACGGAAGCACGCAGATATTTTTCGCGCAAGCGTGATTGGCCAGTTAGCGCAATCGGCGATGTCTGAAGCCACGAAGCAAGCGAACGATGAGAGTGCCGGTAGGCGAAGAAAATCGCGCGTCGGGAAACGTACTAAGGCGCGCGAGCACGCGGGAGAGTGCAGCACTATGGGCGCACAGCACTATGggcgcttcgctcgctgctgctgccatgattCCTCACGCGAGTgctttgacagcgagtatccgcgctcatcgagtgtgaagtgttcatgtctgcctgtgcgcgcgtgacatcatgctAGTTACTTTAGTAATCCAATTTTTACAAGGGGGTGCTCCACTCCATCGGCTACTGCGTATGGCGCTGCCATGCGAGCTTTGTATGGAATGTGATACGCAATGGCGACAGTGTACAGCCCTTAGGcacaccgagggccgatagcgtcgtgtgcgctatAACACCCACACGCTTGCGCGGCACCCGCGTTCGCGAAGTGAAACATCACTCTAACTCTTTCTCATTTCTTGGTCGCCCTTTTCATTTGTCTCGTTAGTACACTGCTGGACACGTAGCCGAAAATGCACTCGTTACCAAGCACGACAGGGGCGAGGCAGTTCCGTGTCATTGTGTCAGGCATACACGTTACAGAAAAGTTTCGGCAACGAGCAGGTTCATGCCAGTTGTCCGCGTACCTCCTATATAATGCTTGGGTGGAAATACTTAATTCGCATGCTTGCAAGGTTTGCTATATCGTCAATTATCTAGGTTCGGCATAGCTTACTTTAACTAAATGTCACCGCATTTTCACTaaatctctgaaaaaaaaaacaagttcggACGCTGCTTGCTCCATTACTAAGCCACCGAAAAACATGTAATGTCTACCTTCGGGCGGCTCATCTGTAAACGCCAACAAAAAACATAAAACAATAAAGGTGTCCCCATGGCGTAAATCACGAATGACCCGTCCTATGAAAGTGGTTCCAGTAACTCCAGTAATTCACCAACAAACGGATGTTAAGTGAGGACAAAAGGTTTATGCGCGAACACCTTCCTGAAGATAATTTTGAATTTGTTCTTGTTGCAGAATTAAGGCAGTGGAGTTTCTAAAGGGATCGTGCACCTAAACGAAGTGTGCGCAATAGTCGGCTTTCAAAGCATTTAACTTTAATTGATGAGCGATGCTAGGGCTGTTGGTATACTCTCGAGTGGTAGTAATTCATGCAGATTAGGTGCATCACTAGGGCATCGCAGGTGACGTTACTTTTCTACACCTCCACTTTCTCAGAATAGTGTGGATCTTGTGCCCGAAGCCTCAGCTACTCCTGCCATGCGGCGTTATTTCTTGCGTCTAACGTGcctgttacagaaaaaaaaaatattccctaCGAAATGCTGCGTTCCTTGTTAAGTGCTGCTGATGCCTTATGTACACAGTATTGTCTACAGTAAGCAGTTACAAAACGCGCGATTACCGACGAACGTAACACTAAATTATCACAGCATAACACCGAACGCTGACATAGCCATGAAATACCGAGGAACTTCTGAGCGCAGCCAGTAGAAGCCAGAAACCTGAGCATAAGTCGGCAGGCCCATGCGGCTTGAGATATTCGAATTTTTTTATCTGATCCCGCTGTTCATATAGCTTTGACATTAAATGCATAAATAAGAATGCTCCCTCTGCTGTGCTCTTACTCAGCTTTGTGTTATCATTCACTGAAATATCAGTCACTCATAACACCCTGGCATCGGACCGATACAGCAACTCGTTTGCACCATCGTCGTGCACGTGTGACTAAATATCAATGATAAACGAAAATGGTCCTCAAATATTTTCATTTTCTGGGTGCAAATAGTTTATTAGCTACATAGGTTCTTTATATTCAAATCTACCGTACCAGACTTCCAGCTTCGCTCCCGTTTTTTCCCCGGTGGATTTTGCCATCGTAACGAACACCTACCCCACAATTATTTCTTTTCTGTGAAGAAATGTAACTCAAGCCCAAGTTATTCTGGtgaagaataaaataaataaaaagccgTAATATTCATTGTCCAAGAAGTATCtagttttttttctattttaataTGCACTTATCAGTGCGAACTAGCCCACTTTGTTCGGGACTGCCTGCGCAAAATGCGAGATTCCCACGAGCGAACGAGTGACAGTGAAGCTGCGCTTGTTATCCAGACTTTTTTGTTTCAGATTACTTCCATgtaatacatgtaaaacgctTGCATGTGCTCTGCGTATTAAAAGAAAAAACGATATAGAAATCCTTCACTCACGGTCCTCCGACCGAGGATGTCCTGGTCCGGCGTGATGCGCCTGAAGGCGGATTCGTGGCGCATCGACGCCCTCAGGCGGCGGAAGTAGGCGAACGCCGTGAGCCCGAGCGCGAGCAGGGACAGGGCGCCCACGAAGGCCAAACCCACGCACATCTTGTAAGCGCGACTGTGCCGTGTCGGCCGTCTGCGCCTGTACGCAAGGCCCCTGCGGGTGGACAGGTGACGTCAGAAGAAAGGGCGTGACGCGAGGAGCTTACGGTTGGCGAATTGACTGCGATTAGGAGCTAGGAATTAGAAGCACGACAGGTTGTGGAATGTATCTTTAGCGTTGACAGTTCTCACATGCTAGCCGGGGCGCACACTTGGAGACGCGACTTGGAGTCGCGATTCTCACGTTATCTGGAGTATCGACGAGAAATTGTTTAAGAGGCACCGCAAACCAACATCCTTTAATCTTGCATGGCTATAGGCATCTAGCTTGATCGTCTGTCCTGTGAACTCTAAACGCAATATTTAAAGACGTATATAGTTTATTACGTAGTCCTTTCCGGGTGGGGAGAGGTTAATACTGCGCACACTATAACTTCAGAAAACATATAACCAAAAATATATGCGGCCTGCCCTGCCTTCAAGGATAAGGATTCTGGGCTGGCGTGTGATACAATGCAGGGACGCTTTTGACGCATTCTGACCAAACAGTGCGCCACAGGATCTCAAACTCGGTTTATACATTTCCATGTATTATGCTAGCATTGGTCATTATATTTTTATTCTGCCCATAAGCAGCTAATTGTCTAAATAATGGTAGACCGTcaaaaatgtaaaaaataaatacGTAGGTAACGAACAAGACAATGTCATATCCAACTTAAAGGAGAAACTAATAGCACTCATCCGCGGCACACATAAATACGTAAGTGCTGAACGAGCCAACACAGAGACACACCTGAAGGACGAACAATTATGGACGATATGTCAAGCAAATCTAGATGCACGCTTCAAAGTAAGGGAATTTCGAGACAAAGAGCTTGGGGGGAAAGAAATACGTCAATGTTGTTTCATGTATTAAGAGATTTTCTACACGAGCAACGCGGTCAGCGAGACTTAACCTTCTTATTCGAAATAAGATCGTGCCGCAGTGGTCTCGcggaaggaaaatgaaagtggttCAACAATTTGAGTGCGCTCAATGTCACAATGCAGATATTTATAAAAAAGCTAAAGCTCGCGATTCATTCTTCTTAAATTTTAGTCGTCAAGCATAAATTTGTATAACAACCTTGAGTGTTGCCATAAGTGGGGTAAGCATATGTGTATGTGTTAACAATAATAAGGCTTCTAAAATAGTGGCAGTGGAATGAACGAGAATAACACggctggcgttttttttttttctcggtcgCACGGTGCTCGATACTGAATTTAATTTTTCCGTTCCGCTGCTCACATGAGTTGGCTACACTTAATTAAGAATACACTTAAATAGGCCTTAATTCGCTTAAGTTTACCTGGACATCAAATGTATTATATTTTTGTACCACGCTACCTATTGGATTATCCTGCTCTTTTTTTGCACGATCATTCGAAATCGGCAAGGCATCTTAGCAATGAAAACGGCAGGACACCATCTTGATGACGCAACTGCTGGTACTAGTATCTTTTGATAATAGTTCTTTGCGTTTTGGTAACAGCAATGTCACGCGATCACAACCACATTTGATGCTCCGTGCTCCTGCGTATTCCAGTGTACATTTCTTATTGTGCGTTTCTTCTACGGTTACACTTCATTTTATTAATCAAGAACGTATAAGAGCTGTAATGTTGTGGAAGGCTGCGGCGTTAACGTCGCGCTCCTCCGCCACCCACCTTGCCATTTGCGGCTGGCTGGTGAGCGCGGCCTCTTGGAGCTGCCGGTCATTGAGCGTGCGCAACTGTTCCTCGCCGTACGGTAGCATCAGGTGCGGACCGCTGGACAGAGGGTGCCTGCGCCCACTGGAGCGGGATGCCGGACGGTCATGCCGGCTGCCACGCCCGTCTCGTCTTGAAGGCCGGTCTCCCGATGCCGGAccctaaggggggggggggggatggtgTGTAAAATCAGTCATACGTGCATTCATTCAAACTTGTAGCCTGCCGGACATTCAATTCGTCTTTCGGTAAATCAGCCCAAATGTCGAGCCAGCAAGTCATTCGATAAGTCAATCAATTTTCTCCTGTTCCTGAGATAATAGTCCTTTGTCTTCCAAGCCTGGACTTGTGATACTGTCAGATCATTTTCCGGACAACAACGCGCAAAGATAGCAAATGCGCTTGCAACACCAGCTGCTTCCATCAGCTTCCGTGGGTCCTCGATCGCTAAGGGAAAAAGCCAAGAGCCGAGTCAATTAGCACGTCCTCCCGCTCTATTTCCGCAACGCGTGCGGACGTATGAATAAGTGCTTATGTCACACGCGGATGCAGAAACATTGGTTTACACTGGGTTGACGCGAGCTGTGTAAACGGaaatgtatgcgtgtgtgtgcaacATGCGCAGTTTATCGCACATCCGCATGCGTGTGGAAGGCCGTGCGGATAGAACATAAGAAGGCTCATATGTAGGCGGTAAGCGATGCGGCTTATCGCGCTGCTGATTGCAAGTACAGCTAGAAAATGCTGTCTACTAACCTGCCTGAAGAAACAAGGTGTTTCTAACAGCCCAAAATGCAGTTGCATATAAGCAAACAAATATCTTCGCAAACAAAAGCAACACGCGAGTTCTAACACAGTGCGAAAGTTTCGCAATTTCGCTGAGCAATTGTCGAAACGTTTAGAGATATATCAAATATGAAAAGCTGCTAGAAATCGTATTTTTGGACACTGCAGGGAGTCACGTGCCTGGTAAATGATTCGTATAAGTTACATACTTCCTCACCTTACGCATTGTACCAGTCGTAATTGGGGTAGATGCGTGTTTCTGCATGCTACTGCATTGTGTTGGGCAAAGTGTGAGAGTTACATGACTAATTATATACTCAGGCGCTGCTAAACGTACAAGACGGGACTTCAGCGCGTAAGCGAACGATAACTGTGAAAAATGATTTCGAAGATATTGTGTGTTGCCTTCGGTTCtattgtttgtcttttttttaacCGGTGCTTCGACGTAAATGAACAAGAAAAAACACACATTAATAATTGCCTAACACCTAGACATTATTTCCGCGTTCATTCATTTCTTTCGTGTGAATAAATATTGCAGTGGAATTAATACAACCAAGAATATTTCTGTTTCGGTTGACAATATAAACACATGGGCCCATGTTCACGAGAAGGCCCTTGCGGCAGAACTGTGCATCAGAGCATATTTCAGACAATACTAATGCTGGACATAGCGAATGCAACTGGCAAATGAGAAAGAGCAATTGCAAGCGAAACATTTTGTGCATTCGGGCCATGACGTGCGTCTTTAGAATGAAACGTCACTCCCGTATACCCTCACCATCGGATGGGAATACTGGCACCAAAGACTGCGCTTCACTTTTTTAACGCCACACTTCAAAGTGTCACTTAGTCCACAGAGGTTATCAATGAACGAACAGGGCAAGCCTCAACCTGGAGCCAGCGTTTCGGCAAGGGTGCGTATTCTTGAAAGCCGGACGAACACAAGTTTCCTTGTTTAGACCTTGCCGCCAGCGTTGGCTTCCACTGTTAGACCTCTGCTGATGAGTTCAATTCTACATACTCCTGTAAACGCTTGTCTTTTGTAAATTCGGCAGCAGAATGCGTGTTAGAGACTCAGAGTACAGTGAATGTGTGACTGCAGTAACTCATTGTAGGGTGCAAACGACTATCCAAAAATATTGTCGTAATTATACGTTTCGAGTTTTGAAAAGAATTCGCATAGTTAGCGCCGCTTTCTTGATAATAGTGTGAGGCATGAATTTTTTAGCCTCACCtgccatagttgcttagtggctatggtagtgggctgctaagcacgaggtggcgggatcgaatcgcggccacggcggctgcatttcaatggggacgaaatacgaaaacacccgtgtacttagatttaggtgcacgttggagaaccccagatggtcaaaattttcggagtcccacactacggacTACCTCATAaacacatcgtggttttggcacgtaaaacccgatcattaaataaaaataaactttagTACCGTTAGCTGTCGGCCTACATATGTGGCATCATGCATTCGCCATTATTGTGCTCCTCTCCGGTTGTAGTCATCGTGACGGTTAACTGCCATCAGCTTGCCGAATTTTCAATACCGATTGTTCACCTCACCTCGTTCCCCGGAGGCGAAGAGAGCGGGGACGTGGGCGAGGCTTCCTTGGCAGCTGGCACCTCGTGACGCACAAGGCGGGCGTCGGGCGAGGCGGAATCGGcctcgccgcaagtgcacaccgCAGCCCTCGCAGTGTTAGCCGAATTGTGCGCGGGCGAAGCCATCGTCGTCTTGTCCACGCTCGTTCCGGCGTCGGAGTCCTGGTGGCTGAGCGCCGTACCAAAGGTTTCCGTAGCTTCCAATGTCAGCTGAGACTGGGCACGATGCCTCACCTTCTGGTACATGTCCTGGACGTCACAGCGTCGATGTAGATCCTTGTGATCTACCGGTACGTACGCACTCTGGGGGATTGACCTCGTCACGGCGTCGCAAGCGGAATCGTCACAAGCGCAACCGCTGGCTTCTCTTCTTCTGTCACGCGCACGTGGCACGCGTCTTGCTTGCTTGTTCCTTAAGACATGGCAgttacccactacgggggatggAGTGAAACGCGGGGTTAGAGCTGGAAGGGCGGAGGAGTGCGAGGGGGTGATTAAAAGGAGGGAAGGCGAGCCAAGGTGTGGTAGTATTCGGAGAAATATTATCGAAACAGATTAAACTGATGCAGACCAATCTTAATGTGAAAAAGCTATGAGTTTTAAAcatacggaaaatgattgccatTAAAGGACGTGACTTTTCTATACGATCACGCCTGCTACATCCCCGACAATTTTTGTAGCACATGTATACAGCGTATTTTACTTTTATCACTAACGTATCAACTATGGAAGGTAGTGCTTTTATGTACACTTCAAAAATAGTTCATTAAGCTATATCGGATAAAATTTGCTCTATTTCTCATTAGCTCATAACAGAAACAGTAACCAAAAGAACACTTTTGAATTCAAGGCAGTGTTATATTCTTCCCCTAGTTGAGGCGCAGGCCATCCCTTCTACCCCAGTCAGTCAGCCTACACATGCATAAGTAAGTATTCACGCCAGTGGCATGTGCGCCAAACAAAGGCTCACGATTAAAGGGTGCGTGAATATTGGAATACGAATCGTAGAATGGTTGATTTATTGTGTGCGTTATAATGACAGATAAGTGATGAGAGGAACAAAAATTCTCAATCGAAATatagatttcttaatcatttgcGTGAAGTTTTATGGAGTCGTTTACTTGAATCTATTGACGTTGGCTTCTCTTACGTACTCTTTATCACAGGGTTTAATTATACACACCGTTTTATTTAGGTTAGCTGTAAATAGACTGATTATTTAAAAGGGAAAACAATACGTAGAAAGTGGTCGTCAGCAAAGATTTTGTTGGCGTCAACTTCTTTCCACTTTccaggaaagaagagaaagaggatGGAAGCCAGATTGGAGGAGAGAAGATACGGTAAGGC is a window from the Dermacentor albipictus isolate Rhodes 1998 colony chromosome 6, USDA_Dalb.pri_finalv2, whole genome shotgun sequence genome containing:
- the LOC139046950 gene encoding chitinase-3-like protein 1 isoform X1 produces the protein MYQKVRHRAQSQLTLEATETFGTALSHQDSDAGTSVDKTTMASPAHNSANTARAAVCTCGEADSASPDARLVRHEVPAAKEASPTSPLSSPPGNEGPASGDRPSRRDGRGSRHDRPASRSSGRRHPLSSGPHLMLPYGEEQLRTLNDRQLQEAALTSQPQMARGLAYRRRRPTRHSRAYKMCVGLAFVGALSLLALGLTAFAYFRRLRASMRHESAFRRITPDQDILGRRTGSGFCGAMFPIEAHMGNYRMMTSQVFCLFNASAHYRPPTWRFPLGKIPGMLCSHVLYWSVSLNDAAELVSRAEDFDYACKGLDSVADLKRRFMAMKVHLVLSASSPQENVRLSEIAGNARRRRRLVSEFRAWALRYDFDGVFVAWNAPRGLNRTASLFRALVEGLKPRFNVGAILPTSREALAAYDLEEVFGTLDWVVATTHGFYPGPFWNLTSCSSPYKAENRDSIQQLLRYYWNRLNDHIDPSKFCFTISPAAVGYRVPQEGLSLDMPARGPGNIHGEARDRGMLRYAQVCRDESQAAKDLSGLCLYARYGGTWVAFENAKSTSARVKSIMRWLSGVTQAANKSAPYCMTVWDLDLDDHLSQCGEQPFPIIEAAIRELP
- the LOC139046950 gene encoding chitinase-3-like protein 1 isoform X2, with the translated sequence MASPAHNSANTARAAVCTCGEADSASPDARLVRHEVPAAKEASPTSPLSSPPGNEGPASGDRPSRRDGRGSRHDRPASRSSGRRHPLSSGPHLMLPYGEEQLRTLNDRQLQEAALTSQPQMARGLAYRRRRPTRHSRAYKMCVGLAFVGALSLLALGLTAFAYFRRLRASMRHESAFRRITPDQDILGRRTGSGFCGAMFPIEAHMGNYRMMTSQVFCLFNASAHYRPPTWRFPLGKIPGMLCSHVLYWSVSLNDAAELVSRAEDFDYACKGLDSVADLKRRFMAMKVHLVLSASSPQENVRLSEIAGNARRRRRLVSEFRAWALRYDFDGVFVAWNAPRGLNRTASLFRALVEGLKPRFNVGAILPTSREALAAYDLEEVFGTLDWVVATTHGFYPGPFWNLTSCSSPYKAENRDSIQQLLRYYWNRLNDHIDPSKFCFTISPAAVGYRVPQEGLSLDMPARGPGNIHGEARDRGMLRYAQVCRDESQAAKDLSGLCLYARYGGTWVAFENAKSTSARVKSIMRWLSGVTQAANKSAPYCMTVWDLDLDDHLSQCGEQPFPIIEAAIRELP